One window of Colias croceus chromosome 6, ilColCroc2.1 genomic DNA carries:
- the LOC123692699 gene encoding netrin receptor UNC5C-like has protein sequence MKTILLFVMFLVIQTSTGRKKTKTRDSDDSEAHDSYKNLDMSGTLRKSFFLVNAIENIYNNTICSPISALLPLGKLALGADGSTSDELLTAIGVFNIDKLKAHFKFLIASLRYLPGVRLDVASKLYISEQTKLLSKFSDNARDVFTSSAERVDFTTPVATAEKINNWVEMQTNDMIKHIISSDDISPDTSMILVNAVYFLGKWEEPFTKVQTGTFNTPNDVRRISMMTKVAHFNYTESEALDAKILKIPYNGGKASFLMVLPNTKNGLPMLLSQLKLAPEILDSALGTLITRNVHVTIPKFKIEGNIDLRFMYEQIGVKRIFNEYESELNGIVKDKTLFVSKAKQKAMIDVNEYGTEAAAASAIVASKLSYEKTMQFRADHPFLFFVLSDKQQLFAGTLVYPPIQQSLTSYKLGTSIHQNLSSATSSIRVDGKKHEVPSTDKDDDEKPLDFLTNNPKNEIKDYFLPPIFESNDEMEEEDEEDEAEQSYLDYDYKETNYKDSPDSVTAKYDDSQIDDKLPLHTPKDNLPVFLLEPENTYVVKNKPAILKCRAANALDVYFNCNGVKTQALNFEFVDPQTGVRIIEGEYKVTRDKVEEYFGSDKYQCSCNAWTSRGHIWSQPATIELAYIKKHFTIAPQSQLVSLNSGVTFRCEPPQAAPFAQAYWLKNGAPVVADDNVQITKEGSLVIKQATLMDMANYTCVAENVAGKRMSEPALLTVFVNGGWSSWSAWTDCYCAGQPRDQGRGRRRVRSCTSPRPLNGGQACIGPSVQRTQDCFDCDLDVYVDTLDELADESSDIIIGRWSKWSEWSRCDSDCLQTRRRRCVTSTACLGKDYQVAQCPLCIRTSKSDLLHDGSSYWPLFVIISIAFLIFIVVAVLVIKYMKIKMNEDSPYVKPPPGSNYFGNVIKRTLTNQPDLIHEEFQTVRQTHRPNPRHEHLYEVPQLANSYIAPIDHEVSTGRNQMEKFACKDNVGSEISDSSCFLSSGSSYGNESVEMSPSLKNNASVNSKFHQYLETTVSKIVAGDGDWLNLNKCGVSLFVPDGVVEKEELFSIEVTDEDWNRPLLQEGETQLSPVIRCGPKNFHFSKGVVLTFPHCAALKNSSWMLSILQKPEEVNSREWRKVLTLGQETPGTPIFAQVDPAKAYLVCEFLSDFVLVGRSFNGLDAKLLKIAIFVNKTGEDGYNLNVRVFNDTPFAFYECFENERRSGGFLLCEPKTLYFQENCSDLCFNVRDVGTGWKIQPEAKYQELSYLHVWNMSVRSLYCVFALTQIDAINCLELNVTVYQKQKQSNSVNFNLKTNDFNSNLSCNKRFSYSGVEMGYSVNILENPFNYSSLSKKEGRYNYTQRNGIQRNNYSLDNNHYRINVLTKSDRVILCKLLDSQSSKGNDWRLLAEKLKLSSYYYYFSNTCSPTENILNLWICRNNDANMLVNLSRIFREMSRVDCATVVERRCFLN, from the exons atgaaaacaatattgcTGT TTGTCATGTTTCTCGTAATCCAAACCTCAACTGGTCgaaagaaaactaaaacaagGGATTCAGATGATAGCGAAGCACATGACTCGTATAAGAATCTGGATATGAGCGGAACCTTGAGAAAATCTTTCTTTTtg gTAAACGCAATTGAAAACATCTACAATAACACAATATGTTCGCCGATATCCGCTCTGCTGCCGCTCGGAAAGCTGGCTTTGGGCGCAGACGGTAGTACGTCGGATGAACTGCTTACAGCCATTGGTGTATTTAATATTGACAAG CTCAAGGCGCATTTCAAATTTCTCATCGCTAGCTTACGTTATTTACCCGGCGTGAGGCTAGATGTCGCTAGTAAGCTATACATAAGCGAACAAACAAAATTGCTGTCCAAATTCAGTGATAATGCGAGAGATGTATTCACATCTAGTGCAGAAAGGGTTGACTTCACAACTCCTGTGGCGACAGctgaaaaaattaacaattgg GTGGAAATGCAAACTAATGACatgataaaacatattatctcTTCTGATGATATAAGTCCGGACACATCCATGATTTTGGTTAACGCtgtttattttctt GGGAAATGGGAAGAGCCTTTCACAAAAGTACAAACAGGCACATTCAACACTCCAAATGATGTCCGACGCATCAGCATGATGACTAAAGTGGCACATTTTAACTATACCGAAAGTGAAGCTTTGGATGCTAaa aTACTCAAAATACCATACAATGGTGGTAAGGCATCGTTTCTCATGGTTCTACCAAACACAAAGAATGGCTTACCAATGTTATTGAGTCAATTAAAGTTGGCACCAGAAATATTAGATTCCGCCCTTGGAACATTAATAACTCGAAATGTACATGTCACTATaccgaaatttaaaatagaaggGAATATTGATTTGCGATTCATGTATGAACAG ATAGGAGTAAAAcgtatatttaatgaatacgAATCAGAGCTTAATGGTATAGTGAAAGACAAAACTCTGTTTGTATCTAAAGCAAAACAAAAGGCAATGATTGATGTCAATGAGTACGGTACTGAAGCAGCCGCAGCCTCTG CCATAGTTGCATCAAAGTTGTCTTACGAGAAAACAATGCAGTTCCGAGCGGACCATCCCTTTCTGTTCTTCGTTCTTTCGGATAAGCAACAATTGTTTGCTGGGACTTTAGTTTATCCAccaatt CAGCAATCGCTAACGAGTTACAAGTTGGGAACATCAATTCATCAGAATTTATCATCCGCAACTTCGTCGATTAGGGTCG atggCAAAAAGCACGAGGTTCCTAGTACCGATaaagatgatgatgaaaaaCCACTTGATTTTCTTACAAATAAtccaaaaaatgaaataaaagattatttTCTACCGCCAATATTTGAAAGTAACGACGAAATGGAAGAGGAAGATGAAGAAGATGAAGCAGAACAAAGTTATTTAGATTATGATTATAAggaaacaaattataaagattCACCAGATTCTGTAACAGCGAAATATGATGATTCGCAAATAGATGATAAATTACCGTTGCACACGCCTAAAGACAATTTGCCCGTGTTTTTGCTTGAGCCAGAAAATACGTATGTTGTTAAAAACAAACCAGCTATACTGAAATGTCGAGCTGCCAATGCTTTAGAT GTATACTTTAATTGTAACGGAGTTAAAACGCAGGCTCTAAATTTTGAGTTCGTCGATCCTCAAACTGGAGTCAGAATTATTGAAGGAGAGTACAAAGTGACAAGAGATAAAGTTGAGGAATATTTTGGAAGTGATAAATATCAATGTTCTTGTAACGCTTGGACTAGTCGAGGGCATATTTGGAGCCAACCAGCTACTATTGAACTGGCtt ACATCAAGAAGCACTTCACGATAGCTCCCCAGTCACAATTAGTCAGTTTGAACAGTGGAGTGACGTTTAGATGTGAACCACCTCAAGCTGCGCCGTTCGCACAAGCATATTGGTTGAAAAACGGAGCCCCGGTGGTAGCTGATGATAATGTACAGATCACTAAGGAAGGCAGCTTAGTGATCAAACAGGCTACTTTGATG GATATGGCGAACTACACCTGCGTCGCTGAAAATGTTGCCGGGAAAAGAATGTCGGAGCCCGCTCTCTTAACTGTTTTTG TAAACGGAGGCTGGAGCAGTTGGTCAGCCTGGACCGATTGTTACTGCGCTGGACAGCCCCGAGACCAGGGTCGAGGAAGGAGAAGGGTCAGAAGCTGCACATCCCCCAGACCCTTGAATGGCGGACAAGCGTGTATCGGCCCTAGTGTGCAGAGAACGCAAGATTGTTTTGATTGCGATTtag ATGTGTACGTTGACACTTTGGATGAATTAGCAGATGAATCATCAGATATTATAATCG GTCGCTGGTCAAAATGGTCAGAATGGTCGCGCTGCGACTCCGACTGCCTGCAAACACGGCGAAGGCGCTGCGTCACCAGCACTGCTTGTCTTGGCAAGGATTACCAGGTCGCGCAGTGTCCATTATGTATACGGACTTCTAAATCGGATCTACTGCATGATG GATCATCATATTGGCCgctttttgtaataatatcaATTGCGTTTCTTATATTCATCGTAGTGGCTGTGttggttataaaatatatgaaaattaaaatgaacgaAGATTCTCCATATGTTAAACCACCACCAG GGTCAAACTATTTCGGTAACGTAATAAAGCGAACACTCACAAACCAGCCAGACTTGATCCACGAGGAGTTCCAAACGGTGCGACAGACGCACAGACCGAATCCGAGACATGAACATTTGTATGAAGTGCCACAATTGGCTAACAG tTACATCGCACCCATTGATCACGAGGTAAGCACAGGTCGGAATCAAATGGAAAAGTTCGCTTGCAAGGATAACGTGGGGTCGGAAATATCTGACTCCAGCTGCTTTCTGAGCT CGGGCTCGTCGTACGGTAACGAAAGTGTAGAAATGTCACCATCTCTAAAAAACAACGCGTCagtaaattcaaaatttcatcaatattTGGAGACAACGGTATCAAAAATAGTGGCTGGCGATGGGGATTGGTTGAACTTGAACAAGTGTGGCGTTAGTTTGTTCGTGCCTGATGGGGTTGTTGAAAAGGAAGAGCTGTTCTCTATTGAAGTCACTGACGAAGATTGGAATAGACCTTTGTTACAAGAAG GTGAAACTCAACTCAGCCCCGTTATAAGATGCGGCCCAAAGAATTTCCACTTTAGCAAGGGAGTCGTTCTTACCTTCCCACATTGTGCAGCTTTGAAAAACTCCAGCTGGATGCTATCAATTCTTCAGAAACCAGAAGAAGTCAATTCTAGAGAATGGCGAAAAGTTCTGACTTTAGGTCAAGAAACGCCGGGAACTCCAATATTCGCTCAAGTCGATCCAGCCAAAGCATATTTAGTTTGTGAATTTTTAAGTGACTTTGTATTGGTAGGAAGAAGTTTTAACGGCTTGGACgctaaattgttaaaaatcgCTATTTTCGTTAATAAAACTGGCGAAGATggttacaatttaaatgtacGCGTTTTTAACGATACCCCGTTTGCTTTTTATGAGTGTTTTGAGAACGAGCGACGTTCCGGTGGCTTTTTGCTTTGTGAGCCAAAGACGTTGTACTTTCAAGAAAATTGCTCGGATTTGTGTTTTAACGTTAGGGATGTTGGAACCGGCTGGAAGATTCAGCCGGAAGCGAAGTACCAGGAACTTTCGTATTTGCACGTCTGGAATATGAGCGTTAGGTCTTTGTACTGCGTATTTGCTTTGACACAAATCGACGCGATTAATTGCTTGGAACTCAACGTTACTGTGTATCAGAAACAAAAGCAATCGAACTCCGtcaatttcaatttgaaaACGAACGATTTTAATTCGAATCTCAGTTGTAATAAGCGTTTTAGTTACTCAGGCGTGGAGATGGGTTATAGCGTTAATATCCTCGAAAATCCATTTAATTATTCGTCGCTATCCAAAAAGGAgggtaggtataattatacgcAGCGAAATGGGATTCAAAGAAATAATTACTCTTTGGACAATAATCATTATAGGATTAATGTATTGACGAAATCAGATAGAGTTAttctttgtaaattattgGATAGTCAGTCGTCTAAAGGCAACGATTGGAGGTTGTTGGCAGAAAAGTTGAAACTATCGTCgtattactattatttttctaacactTGTTCACCGACGGAGAATATATTGAATTTGTGGATTTGTAGGAACAACGACGCGAATATGCTAGTGAATTTGTCGAGAATATTTAGAGAAATGTCTCGCGTGGATTGTGCGACAGTGGTCGAAAGGCGCTGCTTTCTGAATTAG